The genome window CGCTACTACCTGGAGCATGTGAATGAAGTCATCGAAGAGGTGGGGTACTTCCCGGCTTCTAAGGAAGCAATGGAAAACAACCTCAAACTTTTTGAAGAAGCCATGAAGTAAGTCTTTATCGAACCAAATTCCTTTCCCCTTCTCCTCTCTCCATGGGGGGAGAAGGGGAAATGTTCAAGAGAGGTCATTCATGGAAGTCACCTTAAACCACTTGAAACGCCCGGAAGAAAGCGCCGTGGATGTTTCAAGGCGCTTGCAAAAGCGCACCCGCTGGGGGGAACTTTTCATTCAAACCTTCCTGTTTTTGTGCGGTGCGGTCTCTATTTTCACGACTCTGGGAATTGTGTACGAATTGGGCAAAGAAGCCCTGCTGTTCTTTCAAATGCCCGGGGTGACACTGGTAGAGTTCTTCACCCAAACCGAATGGCAACCTACGGTGGGACGTTTCGGTGTACTGCCACTGGTCAGCGCCACAGTAGTCACTACCGTGATTGCCATGCTGGTGGCTGTGCCCTTTGGATTGGGCTCTGCCATTTATTTGAGCGAATACGCCTCGGAAAAAGCCCGCAAGATTCTCAAACCCGCACTGGAAGTTCTGGCTGGCATTCCTACTGTAGTGTATGGATACTTTGCTCTGACTACAGTAACCCCCTTCCTGCGCATTTTCTTTGGAGAAGCCCTGAACATCTATAATATGCTCTCTGCCGGGTTGACGATGGGCATCATGATCATCCCGCTGGTGGCATCCATCAGCGAGGATGCTCTGCATGCCGTGCCCAACTCTCTGCGTGAGGGGGCCTATGCGATGGGCGCGACCCGTTTGGAAACCGCTCTCCAGGTGGTCGTGCCAGCGGCACTTTCGGGGATCATCGCCGGATTCATTCTGGGATTTTCCCGCGCCATTGGCGAGACGATGATCGTCGCGATTGCCGCTGGCTCGGGTCCAAACTTCACCTTCAATCCCCTGCAATCGGCTGAGACGATGACCGGCTACATCGCCCGCATCTCCGGCGGAGACGTAGCCTACGACACCCCGGATTACAACAGCATCTTTGCCATCGGGCTGCTGCTGTTTGGTATCTCCCTGATTCTGAATATCATCAGCCGACGGGTATCCTCGCGTCTGCGGGAGGTGTACGAATGAACCGCGGTGTGGTTTTATCCGAAACCAGCAACCTCTCTGTCCGCCATCAATGGGGAAAATTCTTCCAGGGGCTGTTCCTGTTCTCTACCGTCATCGGGTTGATTGTGCTGGGCATTCTTATCCTCACTGTGGTGGACAAGACCTTCACCCTGGTGGCTGTGACCAACAAAGTTGACCCTGCCACGCTTGCCGACCGTCCCCTGGAAGAACTCTCCGCCGAAGAATTGCGCCAGATTTTACGCGACAAATTACGCCCTGCGCGCCTGCGCACCATTGAGCGCGATATGGGGCCCATCGCTCAGATGGGCGAAGCCGACCTCACTGCCCTGATCATGGCGGAAATTGTCAAACCTACCACGCGCGCATCCTATCCACTCTTTCAATCCCTGACCCGGCGCGCAGAAATTGAAGCCGAGATCCGCAAAGAATACCCGGATGCCCAAATATACTTTAAAGCATGGTTGTCCTGGGATTTTCTGCAACGCTCCATGGCAACCAACCCCGATTTAGCCGGGGTACGCCAGGCGATTAAAGGCTCATTGTTGATCATCCTGATTACCATCCTGTTCGCCTTCCCAATTGGGGTTGGAGCCGCAATTTATCTGGAAGAGTACGCCGATAAGCGCAACCGCATTAACCGCATTCTGCAAACCAACATTGAAAATCTGGCAGGGGTGCCCTCCATCATTTACGGGATTCTCGGTTTGGCAGTATTTGTGCGCGCCCTGGCGCCCATCACCTCAGGCGCGGCCTTCGGCATGGATGCCGGTAGCGGGCGTACCATCCTTTCCGGCGGGCTGACCATGGCACTGCTGGTGCTGCCCATCCTGATCATCAGTTCGCAGGAAGCCCTGCGGGCCGTGCCCAACTCTCTGCGCGAAGCCAGTTTCGCTATGGGTGCCACCCGCTGGCAGACCATCTGGCATCACGTCCTGCCCTATGCTCTGCCGGGCATCCTCACCGGCACGATTCTCGCCGTGTCGCGCGCACTGGGCGAAACCGCGCCGCTGATTCTGGTGGGGGCATCCAGTTTGATTAACAAAGACCCCCAGAGCGTGTTCTCGTTCTTCACGGCGCTGCCTTTCCAGATTTACAACTGGACAGTGCGCCCTCAGCCTGAATTTCGGAATATTGCTGCCGCGGCTATTCTCGTTTTGCTGGCAGTTCTGTTATCATTGAATGCAACGGCCATTGTGCTGCGAAACCGATTGAGTAAGCGACTATGAGCGAACAAAACCATTCGAACCATTACGCCATTGAGACCCGTAACCTGAACCTGTATTACGGGAATTTCCGCGCGGTTAAGGAAGTCAACCTGCAGATTGTACCGCGCAAAATCACGGCCATCATCGGACCATCTGGCTGCGGAAAAAGCACTGTTTTGCGCTCCTTCAACCGCATGAACGACTTCGTCCCGGGCTTCCGCATGGAAGGGGAAATCCTCTTCCACGGCAAGAATCTCTATGCGCCCGATGTGGACCCGGTGCAGGTGCGCCAGTATATCGGCATGGTCTTCCAAAAACCCAATCCCTTTCCCAAGAGCATCTACGAAAACGTGGCTTGGGGAGCACGCATCAACGGCTACAAGGGCAACATGGACGAACTGGTGGAAGAAGCCCTGCGCGGCGCAGCGCTTTGGGATGAGGTGAAAGATAACCTGAAAAAGAGTGGACTTTCCCTCTCGGGTGGTCAGCAACAGCGCCTGTGCATTGCCCGCGCGCTGGCGGTTAAGCCGGAAATCATCCTCATGGATGAGCCCTGCTCAGCACTTGACCCCATCGCCACGCTCAAAATCGAAGACCTGATGCGCGAACTCTCGCAAAACTATACCATCATCATCGTCACCCACAACATGCAACAGGCGGCGCGCGCCTCGGACTACACGGCATTCTTTACCATGGATGAAGACCGCGCCGGGGTTATGGTAGAATACGGGGAAACCAGTCAGATTTTTACCACCCCGCGTGACAAGCGCACCGAAGATTACATCACCGGGCGTTTCGGGTAAAAGCCTGTTCAAATTCTGAAAGAAAGGGGTATAACCAAGCCCATGCCACGAGCCACGTTAGATCGTCAATTACATTTGATTCAGGACGAAGTCCTGACGTTAGGGAGTATGGTAGAACAGGCGCTGGTGAAATCGGTGGATGCGCTGAAGCGCCGGGATGTTAAAGCCGCGGCTGAAATCATTCGCGGCGATCAAGCCATCAATGAAAAACGCTATGCCATTGAGAACGGCATCATCGCCGTGGTAGCCACACAGCAACCCATGGCGCACGATCTCCGTCTGCTGGCAGCAGTGCTGGAAGTCATCATCGAACTGGAACGCATGGGCGACTACGCCAAAGGCATTGCCCGTGTCTGTCAGCGCCTTGAAGGAGTGGATATTCCCATCCCCAGCCGCGAATTTGAACGCATGGCAGAGATTACCGTCTCCATGCTCCACCGTTCCCTCTCCGCATTCATCAAGGAAGATGCTACACTGGCACACCGCATTCCCGAAGAGGATGAGCAGGTGGATGAATTGTATAACAACGTGTACCGCGGGCTTATTTCCTCGATGATCGAACATCCCGAATGGATTGACCACACCAACCTGCTGTTGTGGGTGGCGCACAACCTGGAACGCGCCGCCGACCGAGTCACCAACATCTGTGAGCGCACGGTTTTCATCGCCACCGGCGAACTGCTGGAGATGGATCTGGACGACTACGAAGAGACAGAGTAAGCCGTTGTCCTTCCCAGAAATACGGGAGCCCCTGAAGGGAAAAGGGCTCCCGTTTTCTTTTGTCACTCCTGTATAATCAAGATACGGAGGAACCCCCATGAAAGCGTCTGCCTGTTTATGTGCCTATGGGGCGCGGGTCATCTTAAAACACCTCAAAGCCTTCCAGCGGGAATGGCAGGGCGTGCACACCGGCGCGGAAGACATCGAACATATTCACCGCATGCGGGTGGCTTCGCGGCGCTTACGGGCAACCCTGCCTCTCTTTGCCCTGTGCTTTCCCGGCAAAAAGGTAGATAACTGGATGAAACATATTCGCCGCGTGACGCGGGCATTGGGCGGTGCCCGTGATGCCGATGTGCAGATTGCCCGTGTGCAGGCGTTTCTGGATACGGTGGAAGATATTCGCCTGCGCCCGGGGCTTCAGCGGTTGCTGTTGCGCCTGCGTCAGGCACGGGCCGGACATCAACCTGCGGTGACCTCTGCGCTGGAAAAACTGGCAGAGCGCGGCATTCTGGATGAGATGAAAATCCTGCTGGAAGAACACCTGACCATGTGCAATGAAGACACACCGCCGGATGCCGAACTGTACACGCTGGCACGGACTGAAATCACCCGCCGTCTGGACGCTTTCCTGGCATACGATGCCATCGTACCCCTGCCTGAACGGGTTCAGGAACTGCACGAACTTCGTATTGCCACCAAGTGGCTGCGCTACACGGCCGAGGCGTTTGCCCCACTGTATCCCGATGAACTAGCCCGCTGGTTAAGTATCCTGCGGGATATTCAGGAACGCCTCGGGCAGATTCACGATGATGACGTCTGGCTGACTTTTTTACCGGCTTTCCTGGAAGAAGAGCGCCAGCGGGTCGAGATGTTTTACGGCTATACCCGCCCCTTCCGCCGACTGATCGCAGGGGTACAGGCTTTCGAGCAAGCCTGTCGCGAGGATCGGGAGCGCCTGTACCGCGCCTTTGTGCCTGACTGGCAGACATGGCAGGCAGAGGGAATCTGGGATGCCTTACGGGAACAGGTCAACCTGCCACAGGTGAATCCAGAAGAGGTTTACCCGCCGCTCAGGCAGGATGAAAATCGCAACGATTCTGTGACAGATTCGGCGTAATTTCCGGTAAAACTGTGGTAATCTAATCATAGACATCCAGGCAATTCGGGGGGATT of Anaerolinea thermophila UNI-1 contains these proteins:
- the phoU gene encoding phosphate signaling complex protein PhoU, which codes for MPRATLDRQLHLIQDEVLTLGSMVEQALVKSVDALKRRDVKAAAEIIRGDQAINEKRYAIENGIIAVVATQQPMAHDLRLLAAVLEVIIELERMGDYAKGIARVCQRLEGVDIPIPSREFERMAEITVSMLHRSLSAFIKEDATLAHRIPEEDEQVDELYNNVYRGLISSMIEHPEWIDHTNLLLWVAHNLERAADRVTNICERTVFIATGELLEMDLDDYEETE
- the pstB gene encoding phosphate ABC transporter ATP-binding protein PstB: MSEQNHSNHYAIETRNLNLYYGNFRAVKEVNLQIVPRKITAIIGPSGCGKSTVLRSFNRMNDFVPGFRMEGEILFHGKNLYAPDVDPVQVRQYIGMVFQKPNPFPKSIYENVAWGARINGYKGNMDELVEEALRGAALWDEVKDNLKKSGLSLSGGQQQRLCIARALAVKPEIILMDEPCSALDPIATLKIEDLMRELSQNYTIIIVTHNMQQAARASDYTAFFTMDEDRAGVMVEYGETSQIFTTPRDKRTEDYITGRFG
- a CDS encoding CHAD domain-containing protein, with amino-acid sequence MKASACLCAYGARVILKHLKAFQREWQGVHTGAEDIEHIHRMRVASRRLRATLPLFALCFPGKKVDNWMKHIRRVTRALGGARDADVQIARVQAFLDTVEDIRLRPGLQRLLLRLRQARAGHQPAVTSALEKLAERGILDEMKILLEEHLTMCNEDTPPDAELYTLARTEITRRLDAFLAYDAIVPLPERVQELHELRIATKWLRYTAEAFAPLYPDELARWLSILRDIQERLGQIHDDDVWLTFLPAFLEEERQRVEMFYGYTRPFRRLIAGVQAFEQACREDRERLYRAFVPDWQTWQAEGIWDALREQVNLPQVNPEEVYPPLRQDENRNDSVTDSA
- the pstA gene encoding phosphate ABC transporter permease PstA, producing the protein MNRGVVLSETSNLSVRHQWGKFFQGLFLFSTVIGLIVLGILILTVVDKTFTLVAVTNKVDPATLADRPLEELSAEELRQILRDKLRPARLRTIERDMGPIAQMGEADLTALIMAEIVKPTTRASYPLFQSLTRRAEIEAEIRKEYPDAQIYFKAWLSWDFLQRSMATNPDLAGVRQAIKGSLLIILITILFAFPIGVGAAIYLEEYADKRNRINRILQTNIENLAGVPSIIYGILGLAVFVRALAPITSGAAFGMDAGSGRTILSGGLTMALLVLPILIISSQEALRAVPNSLREASFAMGATRWQTIWHHVLPYALPGILTGTILAVSRALGETAPLILVGASSLINKDPQSVFSFFTALPFQIYNWTVRPQPEFRNIAAAAILVLLAVLLSLNATAIVLRNRLSKRL
- the pstC gene encoding phosphate ABC transporter permease subunit PstC encodes the protein MEVTLNHLKRPEESAVDVSRRLQKRTRWGELFIQTFLFLCGAVSIFTTLGIVYELGKEALLFFQMPGVTLVEFFTQTEWQPTVGRFGVLPLVSATVVTTVIAMLVAVPFGLGSAIYLSEYASEKARKILKPALEVLAGIPTVVYGYFALTTVTPFLRIFFGEALNIYNMLSAGLTMGIMIIPLVASISEDALHAVPNSLREGAYAMGATRLETALQVVVPAALSGIIAGFILGFSRAIGETMIVAIAAGSGPNFTFNPLQSAETMTGYIARISGGDVAYDTPDYNSIFAIGLLLFGISLILNIISRRVSSRLREVYE